The Chloroflexota bacterium genome window below encodes:
- a CDS encoding glycosyl transferase family 2, which produces MGQADLMVGIPSFGNAETIGFVVRAATAGMVQYFPDLKPILVNSDGGSPDHTPRVAITAESPEYIEKIILVSPRHKLQRITFTYHGLSGKGTAVRALFEVARELGVKAMVMVDSDLRSIAPEWIELLAGPILKGGYDFVAPLYARYKYDGTITNAIAYPLTRALYGARIRQPIGGEFAISGDLVQRYLELDSFDELTARFGIDVWMTHSAINEGFAVCQTRLGAKIHDAKDPASDLGPMFRQVVGTLFGLAGRYQDRWLKVRGSHSIPEYGFERVIAPELVEVNHAKLVDTFETARLSQADAWAQILSSEQLDRVMSVEIPSEPGAFHFPADLWIRCLYDALVAYNRPGTDRERLLAALTPLYFGRTAGFIAETIEMTTDQAERVIEAVAREFEELKPYLVTRWREMRAQAAG; this is translated from the coding sequence GTGGGGCAGGCGGACCTGATGGTCGGCATCCCCAGCTTCGGCAACGCCGAGACGATCGGCTTCGTGGTGCGCGCCGCCACGGCCGGGATGGTGCAGTACTTCCCCGACCTGAAGCCGATCCTGGTCAACTCCGACGGCGGCTCTCCCGACCACACGCCGCGCGTGGCGATCACCGCGGAGAGTCCGGAGTACATCGAGAAGATCATCCTGGTCAGCCCGCGCCACAAGCTGCAGCGGATCACCTTCACCTACCACGGGTTGAGCGGCAAGGGAACCGCGGTGCGAGCCCTGTTCGAGGTCGCGCGCGAGCTGGGGGTGAAGGCGATGGTGATGGTCGACTCCGACCTGCGCAGCATCGCCCCCGAATGGATCGAGCTGCTGGCCGGACCGATCCTCAAGGGCGGCTATGACTTCGTGGCGCCGCTCTACGCGCGCTACAAGTACGACGGCACGATCACCAACGCGATCGCCTACCCGCTCACCCGCGCGCTCTACGGGGCGCGCATCCGCCAGCCGATCGGCGGCGAGTTCGCGATCAGCGGCGACCTGGTGCAGCGCTACCTGGAGCTCGACAGTTTCGACGAGCTGACCGCGCGCTTCGGGATCGACGTGTGGATGACGCACTCGGCCATCAACGAGGGGTTCGCCGTCTGCCAGACGCGGCTGGGCGCCAAGATCCATGACGCCAAGGACCCCGCCTCCGACCTGGGGCCGATGTTCCGGCAGGTGGTCGGCACCCTCTTCGGGCTCGCCGGCCGCTACCAGGACCGATGGCTCAAGGTCCGCGGCTCGCATTCGATTCCCGAGTACGGATTCGAGCGGGTGATCGCCCCGGAGCTGGTGGAGGTCAACCACGCCAAGCTGGTCGACACCTTCGAGACGGCGCGCCTGTCACAGGCGGATGCCTGGGCCCAGATCCTCTCGTCCGAGCAGCTGGATCGCGTCATGTCGGTCGAGATCCCGAGCGAGCCCGGCGCCTTCCACTTCCCCGCCGACCTCTGGATCCGGTGCCTGTACGACGCCCTCGTGGCCTACAACCGGCCCGGCACTGACCGGGAGCGCCTCCTCGCGGCGCTGACCCCGCTCTATTTCGGGCGGACCGCAGGCTTCATCGCCGAGACGATCGAGATGACGACCGACCAGGCGGAACGTGTGATCGAGGCGGTGGCGCGCGAGTTCGAGGAGCTCAAGCCGTACCTCGTCACGCGCTGGCGCGAGATGCGCGCCCAGGCGGCCGGCTGA
- a CDS encoding DEAD/DEAH box helicase, whose product MELPVTIARAIEKMGFTAPTEVQARAIGPLRAGKDLIGQAQTGTGKTAAFGIPIVEKVDPAGRFVQALVLTPTRELCVQVTEEIRRIGVFRNVAAVAIYGGSSMDRQVTALKRGVPVVVGTPGRVLDLIRRGELRLDRVHTVILDEADRMLDMGFIVDVETILSRCPRNRQTALFSATMPYAVLRICDRFMDKQAEHIIVRPEMRTVETVRQLVYFVAEQDKVAALTELTDQFGFDRLLVFRHTQIGVDRLTATLARKGRNVAALHGGLSQRERDRTLADFRSGKIQFLIATNVASRGLDITDLPFVLNYDIPEDADTYVHRVGRTARAGREGTAITLVGEWDLDAWEQIRKEVGVEVEEGELKLYNRS is encoded by the coding sequence ATGGAGCTGCCGGTCACCATCGCCCGCGCCATCGAGAAGATGGGCTTCACCGCCCCGACCGAGGTCCAGGCCCGCGCCATCGGCCCGCTGCGCGCCGGCAAGGACCTGATCGGCCAGGCGCAGACGGGCACCGGCAAGACCGCCGCTTTCGGGATCCCGATCGTCGAGAAGGTCGATCCCGCCGGCCGGTTCGTGCAGGCCCTGGTGCTGACGCCGACCCGCGAGCTGTGCGTGCAGGTGACGGAAGAGATTCGCCGCATCGGCGTCTTCCGCAACGTCGCCGCGGTTGCCATCTACGGCGGCTCGAGCATGGACCGCCAGGTGACCGCCCTGAAGCGCGGCGTGCCGGTCGTGGTCGGGACGCCGGGGCGCGTGCTGGACCTGATTCGCCGCGGCGAGCTGCGCCTGGACCGGGTGCACACCGTCATCCTCGACGAGGCCGACCGCATGCTCGACATGGGCTTCATCGTCGACGTCGAGACGATCCTGTCGCGCTGCCCGCGCAATCGCCAGACGGCGCTCTTCTCCGCCACCATGCCGTACGCCGTCCTGCGCATCTGCGATCGGTTCATGGACAAGCAGGCCGAGCACATCATCGTGCGGCCGGAGATGCGGACCGTCGAGACGGTGCGCCAGCTGGTCTATTTCGTGGCCGAGCAGGACAAGGTCGCCGCGCTCACCGAACTGACCGATCAGTTCGGGTTCGATCGGCTCCTGGTCTTCCGCCACACGCAGATCGGCGTGGACCGGCTGACTGCCACCCTTGCCCGCAAGGGGCGCAACGTGGCCGCGCTGCACGGCGGCCTGTCGCAGCGTGAGCGTGACCGGACGCTTGCCGACTTCCGATCCGGCAAGATCCAGTTCCTGATCGCGACCAACGTCGCCTCGCGCGGGCTCGACATCACCGACCTGCCGTTCGTCCTGAACTACGACATCCCCGAGGACGCCGACACCTACGTGCATCGCGTCGGCCGCACCGCGCGGGCCGGTCGCGAGGGGACGGCCATCACCCTCGTCGGCGAGTGGGACCTCGACGCCTGGGAGCAGATCCGCAAGGAGGTCGGGGTCGAGGTCGAAGAGGGTGAGCTGAAGCTCTACAACCGATCCTGA
- the galE gene encoding UDP-glucose 4-epimerase GalE, with translation MRILVVGGAGFVGSTSVERFVDAGHDVVVYDDLSSGHASAVVRPARLVRGQIEDQGHLEHILRQEHIDAVLHCAAKSLVGESMADPGLYYRKNVGGGVALLEAMRVVGVNRLVFSSTAAVYGEPRRVPIAESDRTEPINPYGASKLAFEGAMRWFAASHDFQAISLRYFNVAGATERNGEDHEPETHLMPLMLKVAAGEATHVQIFGQDYPTPDGTCIRDFIHVRDLAAAHLRALEVTGEGDPSFEVYNLGSAAGFSVREVVEAARKVTGRAIPARVVKRRTGDPPVLVASSRRARLALGWHPEHSKLEQMLADAWAWKLTHPNGYARGPRTDGAALDRQQSDGRADRQASRPGAPASA, from the coding sequence TTGCGCATCCTGGTCGTCGGCGGGGCCGGGTTCGTGGGCTCGACGAGCGTCGAGAGGTTCGTCGACGCGGGGCACGACGTCGTGGTCTACGACGACCTGTCGAGCGGGCACGCCTCGGCGGTGGTGCGCCCTGCCCGCCTGGTACGGGGACAGATCGAGGACCAGGGGCACCTGGAGCACATCCTGCGCCAGGAGCACATCGACGCGGTCCTCCACTGCGCCGCCAAGTCGCTCGTCGGCGAGAGCATGGCCGACCCCGGTCTCTACTACCGCAAGAACGTGGGCGGCGGGGTTGCCCTGCTCGAGGCGATGCGCGTCGTCGGCGTCAATCGGCTGGTCTTCTCCTCCACGGCCGCGGTCTACGGAGAGCCGCGCCGGGTTCCGATCGCCGAATCGGACCGAACGGAGCCGATCAACCCGTACGGGGCCTCGAAGCTCGCCTTCGAGGGCGCCATGCGCTGGTTCGCGGCCAGCCACGACTTCCAGGCGATCAGCCTGCGCTACTTCAACGTTGCCGGCGCGACGGAGCGCAACGGCGAGGACCACGAGCCCGAGACGCACCTCATGCCGCTGATGCTGAAGGTGGCTGCCGGGGAAGCGACGCACGTCCAGATCTTCGGCCAGGACTACCCGACCCCTGATGGGACCTGCATCCGCGACTTCATCCACGTCCGCGACCTGGCTGCCGCGCACCTCCGCGCTCTCGAGGTGACCGGTGAGGGTGATCCCTCGTTCGAGGTGTACAACCTGGGCTCGGCGGCGGGCTTCAGCGTGCGCGAGGTGGTCGAGGCCGCCCGCAAGGTGACCGGTCGCGCCATCCCTGCCCGCGTCGTGAAACGCCGCACCGGCGACCCGCCTGTGCTCGTCGCCTCGTCGCGTCGGGCGCGGCTTGCCCTGGGTTGGCACCCGGAGCATTCCAAGCTCGAGCAGATGCTGGCCGATGCATGGGCATGGAAGCTGACGCACCCGAACGGCTACGCCAGGGGTCCACGGACCGACGGCGCAGCCCTCGATCGCCAGCAATCCGATGGCCGCGCGGACCGGCAGGCCTCCCGACCGGGGGCTCCGGCTTCGGCCTAG
- the deoC gene encoding deoxyribose-phosphate aldolase, translating into MTALARTARLEHRLTQPTASLADLHAAAGLALEHEMATLLVSPWLVKPAARLLSRSPVSVATVIGFPHGGQVAAVKAFEASTALEHGATQIDVMLNAGALVSGNDDVVLHDMLAVVEMANSAVATCGVIVRAGPLSDELVRRACRLAARSAAAYVVTSDGEQPAAATIEQARLLHEVVGGHLQVKAAGEFTELSQLIEVVSAGADRISTTFSPELAAEFLAWQRQPAPKTAGSPADVGAAAR; encoded by the coding sequence ATGACCGCCTTGGCGCGCACAGCGCGGCTCGAGCATCGGTTGACCCAGCCGACGGCATCATTGGCGGACCTTCATGCCGCTGCCGGGCTCGCCCTTGAGCACGAGATGGCGACGCTCCTCGTCAGTCCCTGGCTGGTGAAACCGGCTGCGCGGCTCCTGTCGCGGAGCCCGGTCAGCGTGGCAACCGTGATCGGCTTTCCCCACGGCGGCCAGGTTGCCGCCGTCAAGGCCTTCGAGGCCTCCACCGCGCTCGAGCACGGCGCCACCCAGATCGACGTCATGCTCAACGCGGGGGCTCTCGTCTCTGGGAATGACGATGTGGTCCTGCACGACATGCTGGCCGTGGTCGAGATGGCCAACTCGGCCGTGGCCACCTGCGGCGTGATCGTGCGCGCCGGCCCCCTCAGCGATGAGCTGGTGCGGCGTGCGTGCCGGCTGGCGGCTCGCTCTGCGGCCGCGTACGTGGTCACCTCGGATGGGGAGCAGCCGGCCGCCGCGACCATCGAACAGGCTCGCCTGCTGCACGAGGTGGTGGGAGGCCATCTCCAGGTGAAGGCCGCCGGCGAGTTCACCGAGCTCTCGCAGCTCATCGAGGTGGTGTCGGCCGGAGCAGACCGCATCTCGACCACATTCAGCCCCGAGCTGGCCGCCGAGTTCCTGGCCTGGCAGCGGCAGCCGGCGCCCAAGACCGCAGGATCGCCCGCCGACGTCGGCGCGGCGGCCCGCTGA
- a CDS encoding CCA tRNA nucleotidyltransferase, translating to MRDGDPLRIDLPPAVAAVLTTLRDGGDEAVLVGGCVRDLVRGDEPADWDVATSAPPETVAGRFPGATWENPFGTVTVRDPEGGPGIEVTTYRVEAGYRDRRRPDELRWGRSLADDLARRDFTINAMAWVPEATAEGSGRLVDPYGGAADLEAGLLRAVGDTGERFSEDALRLLRAVRLATRLDLRLDPPTEAAILAHAPDAAGLSGERIRDELMRILSDAAPPSRAFELMERLGLLGVLFPELAALRGVPQAKRLAGDALDHSLRTADALPSGDPVLRLAGLLHDVGKATSLADGHFLHHDRDGALLAEQVLLRLRAPRAEITRVGRLVRHHMFAYTPDWTDAAVRRFVRRVGLDLMPDLFALRAADDVASGVDETRGGWKELRERVAAVADDPLEAQQLAITGDDLVTKLGIPPGPAIGRLLAALLEAVVEDPTLNSREQLLTLARAMASG from the coding sequence ATGCGCGATGGCGATCCCCTTCGGATCGACCTGCCACCAGCCGTGGCCGCGGTGCTCACCACCCTCCGTGACGGAGGCGACGAAGCGGTGCTCGTCGGTGGCTGCGTCCGCGACCTGGTGCGGGGCGACGAGCCGGCCGACTGGGACGTGGCGACCTCTGCCCCGCCGGAGACGGTGGCGGGCCGGTTTCCCGGTGCCACCTGGGAGAACCCGTTCGGCACGGTGACGGTGCGCGATCCGGAGGGCGGGCCGGGGATCGAGGTCACGACCTACCGGGTCGAGGCGGGGTATCGGGACCGGCGGCGGCCCGACGAGTTGCGCTGGGGCCGCTCGCTGGCCGACGACCTGGCTCGGCGCGACTTCACCATCAACGCCATGGCCTGGGTCCCGGAAGCCACCGCCGAAGGCAGCGGCCGGCTGGTTGACCCGTACGGCGGAGCGGCAGACCTGGAGGCGGGCCTGCTGCGCGCCGTCGGAGACACGGGTGAGCGCTTCAGTGAGGACGCCCTCCGCCTCCTGCGCGCCGTGCGTCTGGCCACGCGCTTGGATCTCAGGCTCGATCCGCCGACCGAGGCCGCGATCCTCGCCCACGCGCCGGACGCGGCCGGCCTCTCCGGGGAGCGGATCCGTGACGAGCTGATGCGCATCCTGTCTGACGCCGCACCGCCGTCCCGCGCCTTCGAGCTGATGGAGCGCCTGGGGCTGCTCGGCGTGCTGTTTCCCGAGCTGGCGGCCCTTCGCGGCGTTCCGCAGGCGAAGCGGCTGGCGGGGGATGCACTCGACCACTCGCTGCGCACGGCCGATGCGCTGCCGTCGGGCGATCCCGTGCTGCGCCTTGCGGGCCTGCTGCATGACGTGGGCAAGGCGACGAGCCTGGCTGACGGGCATTTCCTGCACCACGACCGCGATGGCGCGCTCCTCGCCGAGCAGGTCCTGCTGCGGCTGCGGGCACCTCGGGCCGAGATCACCCGCGTCGGGCGCCTCGTGCGCCACCACATGTTCGCCTACACCCCCGACTGGACCGATGCGGCCGTGCGGCGCTTCGTGCGCCGCGTCGGCCTGGACCTCATGCCCGACCTCTTCGCCCTGCGCGCGGCCGACGACGTGGCCTCCGGCGTCGACGAGACGCGGGGCGGCTGGAAGGAGCTCCGTGAGCGAGTGGCGGCCGTTGCCGACGATCCGCTGGAGGCGCAACAGCTGGCGATCACCGGCGACGACCTCGTGACCAAGCTGGGGATTCCGCCTGGCCCAGCCATCGGGCGATTGCTGGCGGCGCTGCTGGAAGCGGTCGTAGAGGACCCGACCCTCAACTCGCGGGAACAGCTGCTGACACTTGCCCGCGCCATGGCGAGCGGATAG
- a CDS encoding HNH endonuclease: MLNAPVLVLNQNYEPLNVCDIRRAFNLLGSEKAELLERNHQVIHTPTLAIPAPSVIRLVYLVRRPRPRVKLSRREVFARDAHTCQYCGAGTRDLTIDHVVPKHRGGRHEWENLVTACRACNHRKGSKTLAEARMLLRREPRAPRADVRYLYGTYLADEQNDAWRSYLFLSDAPGSRA, encoded by the coding sequence TTGCTCAACGCACCGGTATTGGTCCTGAACCAGAATTACGAGCCACTCAACGTCTGCGACATCAGGCGTGCCTTCAACCTGCTCGGCTCCGAGAAGGCCGAGCTGCTGGAGCGCAACCACCAGGTCATCCACACGCCGACGCTGGCGATCCCCGCCCCATCGGTGATCCGGCTGGTCTACCTCGTCCGTCGCCCCCGTCCGCGGGTCAAGCTGAGCCGGCGCGAGGTGTTCGCGCGCGACGCGCATACCTGCCAGTACTGCGGCGCCGGGACGCGCGATCTCACCATCGACCACGTCGTCCCCAAGCACCGCGGCGGCCGGCACGAATGGGAGAACCTGGTCACCGCCTGCCGCGCCTGCAACCACCGCAAGGGGAGCAAGACGCTGGCCGAGGCGCGCATGCTGCTGCGCCGCGAGCCCCGCGCGCCGCGCGCGGACGTGCGCTACCTGTATGGCACCTACCTCGCCGACGAGCAGAACGACGCCTGGCGAAGCTACCTCTTCCTGAGCGACGCCCCGGGTTCGCGCGCCTAG
- the pdxS gene encoding pyridoxal 5'-phosphate synthase lyase subunit PdxS — METSTWTTKVGLARMLSGGVIMDVVTADHARIAQEAGAVAVMALERVPSDIRKFGGVARMSDPKLIEEIKAAVSIPVMAKCRIGHVAEAQILQQLEVDFIDESEVLTPADEEHHIDKHEFRVPFVCGCRDLGEALRRIGEGAAMIRTKGEAGTGNIVEAVRHMRAVMKGIRELAGMREDELYAAAKELRAPLDVVRQTATLGELPVPNFSAGGVATPADASLMRQLGAQAVFVGSGIFKSENPDRVARAIVMATTHWDNAEILAEVSTGLGEPMHGLELSEIPAEERLAVRGW, encoded by the coding sequence ATCGAAACCAGCACCTGGACGACCAAGGTCGGGCTCGCCCGAATGCTCTCCGGCGGGGTGATCATGGACGTCGTCACGGCCGATCACGCCCGGATCGCGCAGGAGGCGGGAGCGGTTGCCGTCATGGCGCTCGAGCGCGTTCCGTCGGACATCCGCAAGTTCGGCGGCGTGGCCCGCATGTCCGACCCGAAGCTGATCGAGGAGATCAAGGCCGCGGTCAGCATCCCGGTCATGGCCAAGTGCCGGATCGGGCACGTCGCTGAGGCGCAGATCCTCCAGCAGCTGGAGGTCGACTTCATCGACGAGTCCGAGGTGCTGACCCCGGCCGACGAGGAGCATCACATCGACAAGCACGAGTTCCGGGTCCCGTTCGTGTGCGGCTGCCGCGACCTGGGCGAGGCGCTGCGGCGCATCGGCGAGGGAGCGGCCATGATCCGGACCAAGGGCGAGGCCGGGACCGGCAACATCGTCGAGGCGGTGCGCCACATGCGCGCCGTGATGAAGGGGATTCGCGAGCTGGCCGGCATGCGCGAGGACGAGCTGTACGCGGCGGCCAAGGAGCTGCGTGCGCCGCTCGACGTGGTGCGCCAGACCGCGACGCTGGGCGAGCTGCCCGTCCCGAACTTCTCCGCGGGTGGCGTGGCCACGCCTGCCGACGCCAGCCTGATGCGCCAGCTCGGCGCGCAGGCCGTCTTCGTCGGGAGCGGCATCTTCAAGAGCGAGAACCCTGACCGCGTGGCGCGGGCGATCGTGATGGCGACGACCCACTGGGACAACGCCGAGATCCTGGCCGAGGTGAGCACTGGCCTGGGCGAGCCGATGCACGGGCTGGAGCTCTCCGAGATTCCGGCGGAGGAACGCCTGGCCGTCCGCGGCTGGTAG
- the pdxT gene encoding pyridoxal 5'-phosphate synthase glutaminase subunit PdxT, with product MAQTVPAPIPFGTAEARRPRIGILALQGDVREHANALRDVGAEPIEVRLPRDLVGLDGLILPGGESTTMRKLIDLYGLREPIVALARGGASLYGTCAGMILLAERIADGDEPVLRLLDITVERNAYGRQLDSFEADLEIPSLGDEPLHGVFIRAPVVSEVGPDVEVLARDQDGRPIAVRQGRVMATAFHPELTGDRRLHRLMLELIAR from the coding sequence ATGGCGCAGACCGTCCCTGCTCCCATACCCTTCGGCACGGCTGAGGCGCGCCGGCCGCGGATCGGCATCCTGGCCCTGCAGGGCGACGTTCGGGAGCACGCCAACGCGCTCCGCGACGTGGGCGCGGAGCCGATCGAGGTTCGCCTGCCCCGCGACCTGGTAGGGCTCGATGGGCTCATCCTTCCGGGCGGCGAGTCCACGACCATGCGCAAGCTGATCGACCTCTACGGGCTGCGCGAGCCGATCGTGGCTCTGGCACGCGGCGGCGCATCGCTATATGGCACCTGCGCCGGCATGATCCTGCTCGCCGAGCGCATCGCCGACGGCGACGAGCCGGTCCTGCGGCTGCTCGATATCACCGTCGAGCGCAACGCGTACGGACGACAGCTCGACTCCTTCGAGGCCGATCTGGAGATCCCCTCCCTCGGCGACGAACCGCTGCACGGCGTCTTCATCCGCGCTCCGGTGGTCAGCGAGGTGGGCCCGGACGTCGAGGTGCTGGCCCGCGACCAGGATGGCCGGCCGATCGCCGTCCGCCAGGGGCGAGTGATGGCGACCGCCTTCCACCCCGAGCTGACCGGGGATCGGCGGCTGCATCGGCTCATGCTGGAGCTCATCGCGCGGTGA
- a CDS encoding R3H domain-containing nucleic acid-binding protein has product MTKQETTDDLDALLEALPPEIVARLRGFANRADLLEVVLDLGRRPEARFTHGEEVLLDREIVEADLAQVIDHIGAFGGDNRAGIERTLHRISAIRNRAGKVVGLTCRIGRAVFGTIDIIRDIVEGGQSVVLLGRPGIGKTTMLREVARVLADDLGKRVIVVDTSNEIAGDGDIPHPGIGDARRMQVRIPAEQHAVMIEAVENHMPEVIIIDEIGTELEAAAARTIAERGVQLVGTAHGNTLDNLMLNPTLSDLVGGIQTVTLGDEEARRRGTQKTVLERKAPPTFDVVVEIVERDSVIVHRNVSETVDAILRGHMVPPESRWREGGELRAATKYDYHIAESPTGIPAFAALEPTGGFGAFGRGRGNGGGGPGLRPLPGRGSGGRDTGRGRALVGEPSESSDPRRHLEVAMRESAAPETSGVGTTPVRSHRPLSLFGFGVSRKHLEQAVRELGVPVHVARDLDEADAVVTLRNYYRRKPSALRDAESGGIPIYVLKTNTIIQMENLLASLFDLEADPSAAALHETAEAIGLVQSSGNPMELAPQNAYVRRLQHQMAERNNLMSRSRGTEPNRRVELLPDEGRAWR; this is encoded by the coding sequence GTGACCAAGCAAGAGACGACCGACGACCTGGACGCGCTGCTCGAGGCGCTCCCGCCCGAGATCGTGGCCCGCCTGCGCGGCTTCGCCAACCGTGCGGACCTGCTCGAGGTGGTGCTCGACCTTGGACGGCGTCCCGAGGCGCGCTTCACGCACGGCGAGGAAGTGCTCCTCGATCGAGAGATCGTCGAGGCCGATCTCGCCCAGGTCATCGACCACATCGGCGCCTTCGGGGGCGACAACCGGGCGGGCATCGAGCGCACCCTGCACCGCATCAGCGCCATCCGGAACCGGGCAGGCAAGGTGGTCGGGCTGACCTGCCGCATCGGGCGCGCCGTGTTCGGCACGATCGACATCATTCGCGACATCGTCGAGGGCGGGCAGAGCGTGGTGCTGCTGGGCCGGCCCGGCATCGGCAAGACGACGATGCTGCGGGAGGTGGCCCGCGTCCTGGCCGATGACCTCGGCAAGCGCGTGATCGTGGTCGACACCAGCAACGAGATCGCGGGCGACGGTGACATCCCGCACCCCGGCATCGGCGACGCGCGGCGGATGCAGGTGCGCATCCCGGCCGAGCAGCACGCCGTCATGATCGAGGCGGTCGAGAACCACATGCCCGAGGTGATCATCATCGACGAGATCGGGACGGAGCTGGAGGCGGCCGCGGCCCGCACCATCGCGGAGCGGGGCGTCCAGCTGGTCGGCACCGCGCATGGCAACACGCTCGACAACCTGATGCTGAACCCGACCCTGTCGGACCTGGTCGGCGGGATCCAGACCGTCACCCTGGGCGACGAGGAGGCCCGACGGCGCGGCACGCAGAAGACGGTGCTGGAACGCAAGGCTCCACCGACCTTCGACGTGGTGGTCGAGATCGTCGAGCGTGACAGCGTGATCGTGCACCGTAACGTGTCGGAGACGGTGGATGCCATCCTGCGCGGCCACATGGTCCCCCCCGAGTCGCGCTGGAGGGAGGGGGGCGAGCTGCGTGCCGCCACCAAGTACGACTACCACATCGCCGAATCCCCGACCGGCATCCCGGCCTTCGCTGCCCTCGAGCCGACGGGCGGCTTTGGGGCATTTGGCCGCGGCCGCGGCAACGGTGGTGGCGGGCCGGGGCTTCGGCCCCTGCCCGGGCGGGGGAGCGGGGGACGCGACACGGGACGCGGCAGGGCCCTGGTCGGCGAACCGTCGGAATCGTCCGACCCACGTCGGCACCTGGAGGTGGCGATGCGCGAATCGGCGGCGCCGGAGACCAGTGGCGTGGGCACGACGCCGGTGCGCTCCCATCGGCCCCTGAGCCTGTTCGGCTTCGGAGTCAGCCGCAAGCACCTCGAGCAGGCGGTCCGCGAGCTGGGCGTGCCGGTCCACGTGGCACGTGACCTTGACGAGGCCGATGCCGTCGTCACCCTCCGCAACTACTACCGTCGCAAGCCATCGGCGCTGCGTGACGCAGAGTCGGGCGGGATCCCGATCTACGTCCTCAAGACCAACACCATCATCCAGATGGAGAACCTGCTGGCCAGCCTGTTCGACCTGGAGGCCGATCCCTCAGCGGCTGCTTTGCACGAGACGGCCGAGGCGATCGGCCTGGTGCAGTCGAGCGGCAACCCGATGGAGCTGGCGCCGCAGAACGCCTACGTGCGCCGCCTCCAGCACCAGATGGCCGAGCGCAACAACCTCATGAGCCGCTCACGGGGGACCGAGCCGAACCGCCGCGTGGAGCTCCTCCCCGACGAGGGGCGTGCGTGGCGGTGA
- the tmk gene encoding dTMP kinase, with protein MSAARRGRFITLEGPDGSGKTTAARHLAEWLRSRAEPTVLTGEPGGTPLGEEVRRLVLHERDVSDDLDPRADALLFAAARAQHTARVIEPALKRGHNVVCARYLDSSLAYQGAAYGIDADAIRQLQRFATYDTVPDMTILVDVPVEVGLARKRRGQWNRFEDTEGERFFELVRQAYLAFAAAEPERYRVVDGSGSVEATDAAIRAAVEPLVFNRSPST; from the coding sequence GTGAGCGCGGCCCGTCGCGGCCGCTTCATCACCCTGGAGGGCCCCGACGGGAGCGGCAAGACGACCGCCGCCCGTCACCTGGCCGAGTGGCTCCGCTCGCGGGCCGAGCCGACCGTCCTGACCGGCGAGCCGGGCGGCACGCCGCTCGGCGAGGAGGTTCGTCGCCTGGTCCTCCATGAACGCGACGTCTCGGATGACCTCGACCCCCGGGCCGATGCCCTCCTCTTCGCGGCCGCCCGAGCCCAGCACACCGCACGCGTGATCGAGCCTGCGCTGAAGCGCGGCCACAACGTGGTATGCGCGCGCTACCTGGACTCGTCGCTGGCCTACCAGGGCGCCGCCTACGGAATCGACGCCGATGCGATCCGCCAGCTGCAGCGCTTCGCCACCTATGACACGGTGCCGGACATGACGATCCTGGTCGACGTGCCGGTCGAGGTCGGCCTCGCCCGCAAGCGGCGGGGACAGTGGAACCGCTTCGAGGATACGGAGGGCGAGCGCTTCTTCGAGTTGGTGCGGCAGGCCTACCTGGCCTTCGCCGCCGCCGAGCCGGAGCGCTATCGGGTGGTCGACGGCTCGGGCAGCGTCGAGGCCACCGACGCGGCCATCCGCGCGGCCGTGGAGCCACTCGTCTTCAATCGATCGCCCTCCACGTGA
- a CDS encoding cyclic-di-AMP receptor: MKLVTAIVHSEDAGNLVDALLEKEFRATRLQSSGGFLKQGNATILVGVEDDQVDAVLELVSANCHSRKQFVNPMPPIMEPGEFYMPYPVEVEVGGATVFVVPVERFERL, from the coding sequence GTGAAGCTCGTGACCGCCATCGTCCACAGCGAGGATGCGGGCAACCTGGTCGACGCCCTTCTCGAGAAGGAGTTCCGGGCCACCCGGCTCCAGTCCTCGGGCGGCTTCCTGAAACAGGGCAACGCGACCATCCTGGTGGGGGTCGAGGATGACCAGGTCGACGCGGTGCTCGAGCTCGTGAGCGCCAACTGCCACTCGCGCAAGCAGTTCGTGAACCCCATGCCGCCGATCATGGAGCCGGGCGAGTTCTACATGCCGTACCCGGTCGAGGTCGAGGTCGGCGGCGCGACGGTCTTCGTAGTCCCCGTCGAGCGCTTCGAGCGCCTCTAG